The DNA region ACAAATGTTTTTCAGTGTGTCAAGGGTAACCGAGGGATGGCTTTTAAGACTCTGGAAAAGCAGGAACAGAAAAGCATCCAGTTGAGGAACAATAACAGTAGCCACATCAGGGTTGTCATTGAGGTGCTGATCCATTTTCTCCTGAAActgcctctctctggttctctgaaCCATAGTCTGGGTGATTACGTAAACATCTCTGGTCAGACTCATAACCAGGGACATGAAGTAGCAACAAGAGGCATTCAAGCTCCAGCGCTCCTTGTCGATaccagggacaaggccaacattTCTGGCCCAGAGCACATTGTCGCAGATAAAGTAAAGGGCGCGGTTGATGTTCGCCACAGTAAGGCAGAGGCGCAACACAGGGTCAGAGAGCTGCAAGGTTCGCTTGGCAGCGTCAATGGAATTCACAGTGTTCCCCAgtctgaacactgaaacaaagaACATAAAAGGACAGAATTCAGCACTTGCTCATGAATGAAAACAGTTATCATCAAGTAAGCTACATTTGACTGATTGTTGAACCAAATATTTGTCAGCACAAAACTAGAGCTTCTTCCCAGGAATAGAACGACAGCTTTCCTATATGACCTATGGCTGGGGAAAATATCTGCTTATGTAACTATTAACAGTCTCTTATGCAATTGCAGAAACAGCCTAGGGGTCCTACTCTTCCGAGTGGTTGAGGGTCTGATACCCAAAATGTTCTCCACTTAGTCAATAAAGCCATCCAATAATAATTAGCCTACAGCTCGTTTCAAAAACACTTGTTCTAAAAGGTTAGTTAGCTACAGTATGTCCCTGGGGAACGTAGTAGTTGGTGGTGGTGAAGGTTGTACAAACTCACATTTCCTTCCAGAACTCATGTTGGACTCCAGACTCTGCAGCTTGACAACAAGCTCTTTCCTTGCAGAATTATTGCGAAGCAAATACTTCACCAAGGCACATGCATATTGGGTTGTCCTGAAATACAAGCAATAGACATTATGACCATTAGACACATCTCAGCAACCATGTctacttttatttaactattcaagtcagttaagaacaaattcttattttacaatgacggcttaacccggacgacgttgggccaattgtgcgccgccctcccgatcacggccgattgtgatacagcccgggatcgaaccagggtctgtagtgacgcctctagcactgagctaCTCGGGAGCAATATGTATCAAATAACGTTAGTTTGTATGATGATCTCCTTTTCAGTCTAAGCTGATCTGACTTGCTAGATTGACAGTCAGCAAGCTACATTAACAAAGAGGTGTAACTTGTTGCAGCAAATTAATGATGGATAACATTggcattagttagctagctaaggttGGAATTATGCTCAACCCTAACTTTTAAATTATGAGTTAGCTAAATTACTgcagacagctaacgttagctttctACTAAATAAGacgatttagctagctaacttaccaATGACATACCTGAAAATACGATCCCTTCCTTGACTTTGATTTGTAaacttaacaaaagactccattgCGACCAGTGCCTTATTGTTTCAAACAGCAGATAAAATGTCAAACTTGCAGCCAAACCGAGGCTAAAGTAAAGCAACTGCATAGAGATGGATAGgtgactcatctttgtatctatGCTATTTTAGGGTATTTGACAGCATATGTAGGACAATTGAGGCAATCTCTAGAACGTTTTCTTCTTCACGATTGGCTGACCCCTCCTGGTGACCCACCCTTCTGATGACCCGGTTGGACATCACTCCAACATGGTCACAACGATGTTGGACGTCCCACCCAGTTTTCTACTACATGCAAATAGTGGACGCCTTCAATGGCGTTtcggcctctatcattctctatgggcaAATGCTCTCATATCATAGCTTGTGAATTTACGTTCCAGTACGGAGGGTTTTGCCGACGGACAAGTGTGTTTGTCAAACAGCCCTTTCGAATACTTTTAACAATAATAATTTTATTATTTCCTTTCTTGGAGTAAGATTCACTGATCTTACGTGAGTAATATGTAACAAAGCAAGTAAATTAGGCATAGTAATATCATGGTTCAACAGGTTTCAGCAATAATGATAGGCATGGAagtacttgcacattaatctcaCAGGAATTACATTAATTTGAATACAAAGTACAGACAACATTAGAATGAAAGAAAACATTTATTTCAAAACAAGTAAAACACAAGAAGGGACATTCAACATGTGGCTCCAAGTGAAGGGAGATGTTGGCTTTGATAGTTAGTTGTATCTACATATACATTAATAATGAACATGTGTAATCACCCTAAATTATGTTCATAATACATTATGAAAATATAGGCAATCATAACCATTTTATCCTGAACAACTACCCTCAAATGTTCCCTTTAGCCACAAAACCAAGCGACAGAAATCCTTATAGTTATAGTTGAACATAGTCcatatagcttccgtccctctctttGCCCTTACCTGGGCTCGAATCAGGGACCCCCTGCACACATAGACTACAGTCACCCTTGAATCATAGTTacacatcgctccacaaaagccgagcaaggggaacaactacttcaaggtctcagagcaagtgacgttacgattgaaacgctattagcgcgcaccccgctaactagctagccatttcacatcggtaaTAACAGCACAAGTAAACATGGTTCGATAATAAACATACTATTATATTATTTATACCCTGTAACTGTATGCTTTCACATTGTGAGTGTCTTCTCACTTGAAGTATAGAAGGCTTAAGTCCTATTTCCTCATTTATCAGTTAGATGCATGGTTTACATTATTGAAAAGGTATACCACTATAATATCCTCATATAGGAAATTATGCAATCCTGACCATTTTGGGCAAGCAGCTACCCTGAAATGTTCTGAGACACTTCACATTGCTTCACATAGCATTGTGATAgttgaacatacagtatgttcattGGTTTAAGGTACAACAGAAATTATGTATCATGTTATGATTAACATAATAAAGTGCCTTCATATTGTGAGAGTCTTCTCGCTTCATGGTTTCAAGGCTTAagtcctccttcctcatctggtAGGCGCCGCTTCTCCCTTTAAGGCCTGGTAGACATCTTGTCTTATCTTCAGTACCTCAGGTGGAACTCTGCCCTCCTGTCTCCTAGTGGCTCTCTTTTATGCCTTTCAGTGGTTTGTGATGCAGTTTTTGCATGACACAGCAGAAGATGGGAGTTTAGACTTGTGGCTTCATTTCAGGAGAGATCCTGGGTTTGGAGGTTAGATGCatctacatatcttacattattgAAAAGATATCTACAACCATAATATCCTCATATAGTAAATTATGCAATCCTAACCATTAGCCAAAGCAGCAACCCTGAAATGTTCTGAGCCACTCAGAAATTCCTTCAAGTACCTTCACATAGCATAGTGATAGTCTGTTTTGTTCGAGGTTAAGTCCTTCCTCATCTGGAAGGAGTTCCTCCTCCTAGTTTTAAGGCCTGTTTCAGTGCCTCAGATGGACTTCTGCCCACCGGTTCCACAAAGGAACCCGGTGCGCTACCCTTGGCAGTAGACTGACTGTACACTATAAAAAGTAATTATACTTGTAatcttcatcttcctcttcatCCTGCTCATCTGTGGTCGTCTGCAGATAGAACATGTTTATCAgttatgcagtgtgtgtgagagatcctTTATCATGTGATGTTGACTGTACATTTGAGTGAGAATGATACAACTGATCACTTTTACAAAATATCAAATTTAAAACTAAACAGTATTTTGTAGCAATACAATGTATTACAGTGTAAGTAGTTATGTGTTGCTGGTATATATTGGACTGTTCCTAAAATAGAAGTTGTCATTGTTGCAATCAAAAAACACAAAGCTTACCATAATGGCGTTCAGCAGGGGACTGCAGGACTGAGGAGAGCGAGCCGTGTGTGGATTTTATACTGCAGGGTAGCAACAAAACCTGAGTCTCCACCTCCCCTGTGAAATGAAACTCAGACCGACTTTTCTGGAAACAAAACAGATGGGAAAGGGTGTGTCTCAGTGAAGTACGACTGAGCACAGTGCATACTAAacatgcacactcactcactcactcactcactcactcactcactcactcactc from Oncorhynchus mykiss isolate Arlee chromosome 1, USDA_OmykA_1.1, whole genome shotgun sequence includes:
- the pex11a gene encoding peroxisomal membrane protein 11A, which codes for MESFVKFTNQSQGRDRIFRTTQYACALVKYLLRNNSARKELVVKLQSLESNMSSGRKLFRLGNTVNSIDAAKRTLQLSDPVLRLCLTVANINRALYFICDNVLWARNVGLVPGIDKERWSLNASCCYFMSLVMSLTRDVYVITQTMVQRTRERQFQEKMDQHLNDNPDVATVIVPQLDAFLFLLFQSLKSHPSVTLDTLKNICDIFIPLDRLGVYRSNPGVVGFCGLISSLLGIVSVLHPSLKIQP